From the genome of Nakamurella flavida:
CACCATCTGGCCGTCACGGTGGCCGCACTGCTCGACGGCGAGCCGGAGGCTTGGGGGCTGGCCGCCCTGATCACCCTGGCCCTCGCCCGCGAACCCGCGCGAGGACCGGGTTACGTGCCCCTGGACGAACAGGACACCGCCCGGTGGGACACCGCGCTCATCGCCGAGGGCGAGGAGTACCTGCGCCGCGCAGGTACCCCTCGGCCGGGGCGTTTCCAGCTGGAGGCCGCCGTCCAGGCCGTCCACTGCGCCCGTGCCGCCACCGGGCACACCGACTGGCCGGCCCTGTGCACCCTGTACCGGGCGTTGCGCCTGCTCGCCCCGACCCTCGGCACCCGCGTGGCCCTGGCCGGCGCGGTGGGGCGCGTCGACGGGCCCTCAGCCGGTCTGCGACTGCTGGACGAAGTCGGTGACGGGGCTGCCTCCTTCCAACCGGCCTGGGCGGTCCGGGCCCACCTGCTGGCCGCCGCCGGTCACGTCCCCGAGGCGCTCGAGGCCTACCGGCGGGCCGGGGAGCTGGCCACCGACCCCGCCGTCCGGGAGTTCCTCACCCGGCGCGCCCGGGCCGTGGAGCATCCGGACAGGGGCTGACCGCTTCCGCGCCTACCCTCCCCGCCATGACGCAGGACGGTGCAGCGCAGGACGGTGCAGCGGGGGGCGGCGCCGGGATCGTCGTCGACGGCCACGGGATCGAGCCGCTCGGCCCGGCGACGTGGCCGGCGTTCGCCGACCTCGCGGAACGGCACAACGGGGTCTGGGGTGGGTGCTGGTGCACCTGGTTCCACCTGTACCCCGATCCCCCGGAGCGGCGGGAGTGCGGCAACCGCGAGTTCAAGCGGCGGCTGGTCGAGGCGGGCCGGACCCACGCCGCCCTGGTGATGGACGGGGACGAGGCGATCGCCTGGGCCCAGTTCGGCACGGTCGGCGAGCTGCGCAACATCCACCACCGCAAGCAGTGGGAGGCCGAATCGGTCCGCGAGCCCGACTTCCGGATCACCTGCCTGTTCGTCGACCGGCGGTTCCGCCGCCAGGGCATGGCCGGGATCGCGGTACGGGGCGCTCTCGCGTTGATCGCGGCCGCCGGCGGCGGCCTGGTCGAGGCCTACCCGCACGACCTCGAGCCCGGGCGGAAGGTGTCGTCGTCGTTCCTCTACAACGCCACGCGCACGATGTACGAGGGCCTCGGGTTCACCTACGAGCGCCCCAAGGGCAAGGGGAACTGCGTGATGACGCTGACCCTGCCGGTGCTCGATCCGACCCGCTGACCGGGGCCGAGCCGGTCAGCCCTCGTCGTCGCCCGTGGGGATGACGATCACCTCGGCGACCTGATCGGCCAACACCTCCGCGGCCTCCGAACTCAACCGGTCGTCGGTGATGATCGTGCTGACCGCGGACAACGGCGCGATGTGCGCGAGAGCGACCTTCCCCCACTTGGTGTGGTCGGCCAGGACGACCAGCCGGCGGGTCGAGTCGACGAACGCCCGGTTGGTCTCGGCCTCCAGCAGGTTCGGGGTGGTCAGCCCCGCCCGCTCGTCCACACCCTGCACGCCCATGAACACCAGGTCGACGTGCAACGAGCGGATCGCCTGCACGGCAATGGGTCCGACGAGACCGTCGGACGGGGTGCGCAGGCCGCCGGTCAGGACGACGGTCAGATCGCGCCGCTGCTGGGCGTGCAGCACCTCGGCGACCTTGAGGGAATTGGTCACCACCGTCAGGTCGGCGACGTCGAACAGGTGCCTGGCCAGGGTCCACGTCGTACTGCCCGCCGTGATGGCCACGGCCATCCCCGGATGCACCAGGGTGGCGGCCCGCGCGGCGATCACCTCCTTCTCGCGCAACTCCCGCTGGCTGGTGATCTCGAACCCGGGCTCGATGGCGCTGGCCGTCTCCATCGCGGTCGCCCCGCCGTGCACCTTGGCCAGCAGGCCCTGCCGGTCCAGCACCTCCAGGTCGCGCCGGACCGTCATGTCCGACACCCCGAGCAGGGTCGTCAGGTGGGTGACCCGGGCCCCGCCGGAGCGGCGGACCTCCTCGAGAATGCGCGCGCGGCGCAGGGCGGCCAGCACGAGGGGCACCTCCGGACGACGGGTTGGCGTCCCCCGACCCTAACCAGCGGACCGCCCCGTGCGGGGATGTGGTCATATCGAACGGCGACCCGCGGCGAGGGGCGTCGCAGGGGAGGGGACAGGATGACCGGCAGCAACACCACCGGCAGGGACACCACCGGGATGACAGCCGGGGACCTGCTGACCGCACTGGGCGCCGGCACGGTGACCGCCGAGCAGGTCGTCGCGGACCTGCACGAACGGTGGGACACCGACGAGGCCGGCCCGATTCCGGTGCACTCCGTGGTGCGCCGCGACCCGACCGCGTCCGCACAGGCGCGGGAGATCGACCGGCGCCGTCGGGACGGGGAGCCGCTCCCGCCGCTCGCCGGGCTGCCGCTGACCGTCAAGGACTGCTTCGACGTGGCCGGCCTGACCACGGGGGACGGCGTGCCCGATCACGAGTACGTCGCCGGGACCGACGCCCCCGCGGTGGCGGCCCTGCGCGCGGCCGGCGTCGTCGTCGTGGGGAAGACCAACGTCCCGCCGTGGCTCGACGACTATCAGTCGGGGTCCGCGCACCTCGGCATCACCCGGCACCCCCAGGACCGGACACGCACCCCCGGCGGGTCCAGCGGGGGCGCGGCGGCGGTCGCGGCAGGACACTCCTGGCTCGACCTGGGCAGCGACATGACCGGCTCGGTACGGCTTCCCGCGGCCTGGTGCGGGGTGACGTCCTGGCGGCCCAGCCACGGTCTGGTCTCCAAACGCGGCCACCTGCCGTGGCCGCCGTCCCGACGACTGGAGCCGCCGGCCTCGACCGTCGGCATCACCGCGCGCACCGTCGCCGATCTGCTGCTGCCCGCCGAGGCGCTGCTCACCGGAGCGCCCGGCGGTGCCGGGGCGGCCGCCCCGCTCGGGTCGGCGGCCGAGGAGATCCGGCTCGGCGTGTGGATGCCGGGTGACTGGCCGGTCACCGGGACCGAGGTGCGGGACGCCCTGTCGGCCTGGTGCGTGCGGGCCCGGGACGCCGGGATCGAGCTGGTGGTGATCCGGCCACCGCTGGCCGGACCGGCCGAGGCCGCGGTCTATCGGCGGCTGATGGCGGCCGAGATCGCCCACGGCGCGGCGGTTCCCGATCTCGCCCCACCGCTGCTGGCCGATCTGGAACGCCAGGCCGAGGTCGTGGACGCCTGGTCGACGGAGGTGTTCGCCACGGTGGCCGCGGTGGTCTGCCCGATCACCCCGGTGGTGGCGCCGCCGCTGTCCGCCGTGCCGCTGGACGACCGGACCGTGCTCGTCGACGGGGCCGAGCTGCCGGCCTCGGTGATCTTCGACTGGGGCGTGATCACCTCGCTCGCCCGCGGACCGGTCGTCACCGTGCCGATCGGCACCGGGACGGGCGGTCTGCCCATCGGCGCCCAGCTGATCGGCGAACACGGCCGCGACCGGGACCTGCTGGCGTTGGCGGTGCGGCTGGAGACGTCGGGTCTGGCCGCGGCCTGAACAGCGGCCGACCCCGGAGCGCAGCCCGAACGGCGATGCGCCGACACCGCCTGGGACAGGCAGTGCCGGCGCGTCCGGGGTGCGGGGGGGAACCCGCGGGGTCAGTCGACGGGGATGGTGCGGGCCTTTCCGTCCCGGTCGGCGGCGGACCGGGCGGCCGCGCCGTCGGCGGGTTCCGTGCGGCCGGCCGCCTCGACGGCGCTGGCCCCGCCCAGGCGGGAGAGCATTTTGCCCAGGTCGACCCCGGTGAGGTCCGAGGACAGCTGCAGACCCTGGGCCACGTTGGCGGCCACCGACTTGGTGACCCCGGCGGCGCCGTCGGTGGAGATGACGGTCATCTTGTCGATGGCCGAGATCGGCGCGGACGCGGCGCTGACGATCTCCGGGAGCACCTTGACCAGCAGGTCCAGCACGGCGGCCTCGCCGTAGGTGGCGAAGGCCTGCGAGCGCTGGTCCATGGCCTTGGCCTCGGCCTGACCGCGGGCCAGGATGGCGCTGGCGTCGGCCGCGCCCTCGCTCTCCACGGCCGCGGCGATGGCCTGCCGGCGCAGGCGCTCGGCCTCGCCCTTCTTCTCGCCCTCGATGGCCTCGGCGTCGGCCAGGGCCGATCGGCGGGCGCGCTCGCCCTCACCGGACAGCCGCGCCTGCTCGGCGGTGGCCTGGGCGGCGGCGATGGTGGACTGGCGCTCGGCCTCGGCCCGGAAGATGGCCGCGTTCTTGTTGGCCTCGGCCTGCTGCTCGATGCGGTACCGGTCGGCATCCGCCGGCTTGCGGACCTCGGTGTCCAGCTGCCGTTCCTTCAGCGCGGCGGTGCGACCGGCGACCTTCTCCTGCTCGAGGAGCACCTGCTGATCCTGCGCGGCCTGGGCGAGCGGGCCGGCCGCGGCTGCCTGGGCCTTGGCCGCGTCGATCTCGGCGCTGATCTCGGCCTGCTTGAGGTTCAGCTGGCGGTTGGCGATGGCGATGGCCTCCTGGGCCAGCAGCTGCTCCTGCTCGGCGGCCTGCTTGGCGCGGGCCTCGGCGATCGCCGCCTCCTTGAGCACCCGGGCCGCTTCGGGGCGACCCAGATCGGCCAGGTAGCTGCCCTCGGCCTGGATGTCCTGCAGCTGGAAGGTGTCCAGGATCAGGCCCTGGCCGGTGAGGGCGGACTCGGCCTCCTCGGCGACCGCGGAGGCGAACGCGGCCCGGTCGCGGATTATCTCCTCGATGGTCAACCGGCCGACGATGGACCGCAGCGCACCGGCGAGCACCTCGGAGGTGAACACCTCGATACCGGCCTGCTGGTTCAGGAACCGTTGCGCCGCAGCGCGGATGGATCCCTCGTTGCCGCCGACCTTGACGATGGCGACGCCCTCGAGATCGCACTTGATGCCCTGCTTGGACACCGCACCGCGGATGCCGACGGGGATGCGACGGCTGGACAGGTCGATGGTGTGCAGCTTCTGCACGACGGGGATGACGAAGACGCTCGCCCCCATCACCACCTTCTGGCCGGACAGATCGGTGGAGCGCTCGCCGGACGCCGAGGTCACGGACTTGCCGCGCTGCCCGGTGACCAGGAACGCCTGGTTCGGGCCGGCCACCTTGATGCGGGACAGGATCAGCAGCACCAGCAGCACGACGAGCACGACGATGCCGGCGATGGCGATCAGGGTCGGGGAGAAGGTCATGGGCAGGGCCCTCCTGGACGGGTGGTGCACGGGGTGGTGCTCGGGTGGAACGGAACGGGGCCCGGCACTCGGGCGGTGCGGGTCAGCGGTCGAACGCGGTGGACACGACCTCGACGGCGGTGGCGCTCAACGCATCGGTGACGAAGACGGGCGTGCCGGCGGGCAACGGCTCCGGTGCCCGCGCGGAGTACTTGAGCTGGTGACCACCGACGGTCAGGCGCACCTCGCCGTAGCCCGTCCCGGGGATGGCGGTGATGACCGTGCCCTGGGCCCCCAGCAGATCGGTGTCGGTCAGGGTGCCGTCGGTGCGCATGCCCATCAACCCGCGGGTCAACCGGATGGCGCCGTAGGCCAACGGGGTCGCCCCGACCAGGCCGATGCCCACCGAGGCGACGACCCGGCCGCCGCCGGTGATCCCGTCGGGCAGCAGGGACGCGGCCAGGGCACCGATGAACCCGGCGCCACCGACGAAGGCGGCGATGGCCGGCAGGGAGAACGGGCCGTCCGCGTCGACGTGGCCGAGATTGAGGATCTCGCCGAGGACCAGGGCGATCACCAGCAGCGCCACACCGACGCCGCCGGTGATCAGCAGCGCCCAGGTCAGGCTGTCCATGCAGCGGCCCCCTCGCCTCGGCCCGAACCCTATCGGCCGCGAGCTGACGGGGTAAGGCTGTGGTCCCGCTACCCGCCGATCGAGTCCCGGGTGGTTAGTGATAACAGAACTATATTCGCCACGACGGCGAGGTCGTACCGCCGATGGGGTGACGCGTGGCGCCCGTCACCCGGGAGGAGGGTCGGAGCGGACCGGTGGTCGGGGACCGGGTGGCAGGATCGGACGGTGTCCGTTCCTCCCGTGCCGCCGATGACACCCCCGCCTGCCCTGCGGGCTGCGGCGATCGACGAGGCCGCCCGGCGGATCGACCGGGTCGTCGTGCGCACACCGCTGGAACCCGCGCCCCGGCTCAGTGCGCTGACCGGTGCCCGGGTGCTGCTCAAGCGCGAGGACCTGCAGGTCGTCCGGTCGTACAAGGTGCGCGGCGCCTACAACCTGATGAGCCAACTGGACGAGGCACAGCGGGCGTCCGGGGTGGTGTGCGCGAGTGCCGGCAACCACGCGCAGGGTGTCGCCTACGCCTGTCGGGCGCTGGCCGTGGACGGGCGGATCTACCTGCCGCGCACCACACCTCGGCAGAAGCGCGACCGGATCCGCGCCCACGGCGGCGACCGGGTCGAGCTCATCGTCGTCGGCGACTCCTTCGACGACGCGGCCGAGCACGCGGCCGCGGATGCGCTGGCCACCGGTGCGGTGCTGGTCCCGCCGTTCGACGATCTGCGCACCATGGCCGGGCAGGGCACGGTGGCCCGGGAGATCCTGCAGCAGCTGGGTCGGCCGCCGGACCAGCTGATCGTCCCGGTGGGTGGCGGCGGTCTGCTCGGTGGGATGGCCGCGTACCTGGCCGAACGCGCCCCTGCGGTGGCCCTCGTGGCCGTCGAGCCCGCCGGCGCCCCGTCGCTGGCCGCCGCCCTGGCCGCGGGCCGGCCGGTGCCGTTGGAGACCACCGATCCGTTCGTCGACGGCGCGTCCGTCCGGACGGTCGGCGCCCTGCCGTTCGCGGCGATCCGGGCGTACGGCGTCACCCTGCGCACGGTGGGCGAGGGGGCGGTGTGCACGGGGATGCTCGGGCTGTACCAGAACGAGGGCATCATCGCCGAGCCCGCCGGCGCGCTGGCGGTCACCGCGCTGCTGGAGAACGAGGTGGTGCCGGGCAGCACGGTGGTCTGCGTGGTGTCCGGGGGCAACAACGACGTGTCGCGGTACGGGGAGATCCTCGAGCGCTCGCTGGTGCACCAGGGGCTCAAGCACTACTTCCTGGTCGACTTCCCCCAGGAACCCGGGGCGCTCCGCCGCTTCCTGGACGAGGTGCTCGGACCGGACGACGACGTCACCCTGTTCGAGTACGTCAAGCGCAACAACCGGGAGACCGGGCCCGCTCTGGTGGGCATCGAACTCGGTGCGGCGGAGGGACTTCCGGCGCTGCTCGAGCGGATGTCCGCGTCCCCCATGGGGTGCGAGCGCATCGCGCCGGGATCGGCGGCGTTCCGCTACCTGACCTGACCTGACCTGACCGGTCGACCCCCCGTGCCGTCGGCCGGTCAGGCCGTGCCGTCAGCGGGACGAGACGCTGCGTCGGCCGCCGACCTTGAGCCAGATCAGCAGCACGATGACGGCGCCGATGATCGAACCGATGATGCCGGCGGGCTGGAAGAAGCCGTCCGCGGCGTCCTTGTGGAAGATCAGGTAGCCGAGGAAGCCGCCGACGAACGAGCCGATGATGCCGAGCAGGATCGTCATCGGGATCGAGATGTTCTGCTTCCCGGGGACGAGCAGGCGGGCGACGGCACCGGCGATCAGGCCGACGACGATGAAGCTGATGATGAGTCCGATCCAGGACATGGGTGCCTCCGTGCGATGGGGGTGGTGGATGCCGCATCCCGACCCGAGGGGCGGGGCGCGGCTTCCTGTGAGGACGACACAACCACCCCCAGGGAGGGTGCGGCACACCCCTAGGGAGGTTTACCGTCAGTGACGTGAGCACACCTGGCGAGCGTCGACCGATCACCGTGGCCCTGGTCGACGACTACGACGTCGTCCTCATCGGGGTGGCGAGCATCCTGGACCAGTACCGGGACCGGGTGCTCATCGCCGAGATCGACACCAACAGCGCGCTGAGCGACTCGGTGGACATCGTGCTCTACGACTCGTTCGCCCAGCCCGAATCCGATCACGACGAGATCGGTGTGCTGGTCGCCAATCCGCGGGCCCGGCGGGTGGTGGTCTACACCTGGAACTTCCATCCCGATCTGGTCCGCAGCGCCCGCGAGCAGGGGGCGCACGGCTACCTCTCCAAGGCGTTGCCGGCCCGGGAGCTGGTCTCCTCGTTGGAGGCCGTGCACGCCGGCGAGATGGTGATCAGCGACCCGCCCCGGCGGGCCCGCAGCGTGAACGGGCTGGACTGGCCGGGCCGCGGGGAGGGCCTGACCGACCGGGAGGCCGAGATCCTCGCGCTGATCACCCAGGGCAAGAGCAACGCCGAGGTCGCCGCGTTGACCTTCCTCAGCCCGAACACGGTGAAGTCCTACATCCGCATCATCTACCGCAAGATCGACGTGGCCAGTCGGACCCAGGCCGTGCTGTGGGGCATCGACAACGGGTTCGCCCCCGACCACCACCGGATCGACCACTGGCGCGGCGGGCCGTGACGGCGGCCCCGACCGGACCGCCGGCGATCATCGGCCGATGACCGGCACGCCCGCCTTGTAGACGGCGAGAACCCGCTGCAGCGCGGTGATGTCGCCGGCCACGTCGCCGTCGGCGACGAGCATGTCGGCGTCGAACCCGGGGGCCAGGCGGCCCTTGCGGTCGCCCAGGCCGCAGACTCCGGCGCCCACCGAGGTCGCGGCGGCGGCGGCGTCCCGGGTGTCCCCGCCGATGCGCAGCACGGTGGCGGCGTCGGCGGCGGCACCGCCGTGCGGCCGGCCGGAGGTCACCCCACCGTCGGTGCCCACGCCGATGGTGATCCCGGCGAGGAACACCCGACGCAGCATCGCCGCGCGGCCCTCGTCGAAGTCGCGGGGGCCGACGCCGGCCCGCCGCATCATGGCCAGCACGGTGGGGGGCGCCATGGTCAGCACGTCGGCGGAGGAGTGGGCCAGGCAGCCGCCGAGGACCACGTCCTGTGCCACCAGCGCGGCCAGGGTGTCGTCCGGCAGGTCGAACCCCGTCTCGGTCAGCGCCCCGCAGTGCTCCAGGCCGTCCACGCCCGCCCGCAGTGCCTGGCGGACCGAGGCCAGGGAGTGCGCGTGCACGGTGACCGGCAGGCCGGCGCCGTGGGCGGTGGAGACGATCAACCCGAGCTCGTCGTCGGAGAACTGGCAACCGGCGACGTCACTGCCCCAGGTGGTGAGGCCGCCGCTGCCCATCACCTTGATGACGTCCACCCGGCGGTCCACCCGGGCCTGCACCGCGGCCAGGATCTCCGCCCGCCCGCTGACCACCCCGCCGAGTGCCGCCGCATGGCCGCCGGGGCTGGTCAGGGCGGGTCCGGCCGCCACCACCGTCGGCTCGTCCGGCTCGTGCCGGCGCTGCCGGTCCCGCCGGTCGACCACCGCGAACCGGGTGTCGCCGAGGTCGCGGACCGTGGTCACCCCGGCGGCCAGCTGGACACCCAGGCTGCGGGTGATGATCGCGTCCAGCTCGGTGGGATCGGCCCGGGCGGCCCGGTCCATCGCCTTCAGCCGCCCGTCGCCGCACAGGTGCACGTGGGTGTCCACGAGGCCGGGCAGGACGGTCGCCCCCGGTAAGTCGTGCACCTCGACTCCGGCCGGTACCGCCTCGGGGTCCACCACGTCGACGAGCAGGGGACCGTCCAGCAGTACGGCGGCCGGCCCGCGGAACGCGGTGCCGTCGAAGACCTGGCCGGCCCGGATCGCCAGTGTCATGCCGGCCGCGCCTCCGTCCTGCAGCTGTCGTCGCACATCCAGTGTCTCGCAGTGATCGTCTGATCACGCATCCGGCTCAGTCTGGTCGCTCGAGCTCGATTCCCCAACCTGAGGGCCACCCCGTTCGGGTGATAGTCCTCAGCCGTCCGGGCGGCCGGGGCCGCCCGGCGGCCATCCAGCGTTCGCCCGTGCGTCATCTCCGGCCCCCCTGCCGGGTGATCGACC
Proteins encoded in this window:
- the ilvA gene encoding threonine ammonia-lyase IlvA yields the protein MTPPPALRAAAIDEAARRIDRVVVRTPLEPAPRLSALTGARVLLKREDLQVVRSYKVRGAYNLMSQLDEAQRASGVVCASAGNHAQGVAYACRALAVDGRIYLPRTTPRQKRDRIRAHGGDRVELIVVGDSFDDAAEHAAADALATGAVLVPPFDDLRTMAGQGTVAREILQQLGRPPDQLIVPVGGGGLLGGMAAYLAERAPAVALVAVEPAGAPSLAAALAAGRPVPLETTDPFVDGASVRTVGALPFAAIRAYGVTLRTVGEGAVCTGMLGLYQNEGIIAEPAGALAVTALLENEVVPGSTVVCVVSGGNNDVSRYGEILERSLVHQGLKHYFLVDFPQEPGALRRFLDEVLGPDDDVTLFEYVKRNNRETGPALVGIELGAAEGLPALLERMSASPMGCERIAPGSAAFRYLT
- a CDS encoding NfeD family protein, with the protein product MDSLTWALLITGGVGVALLVIALVLGEILNLGHVDADGPFSLPAIAAFVGGAGFIGALAASLLPDGITGGGRVVASVGIGLVGATPLAYGAIRLTRGLMGMRTDGTLTDTDLLGAQGTVITAIPGTGYGEVRLTVGGHQLKYSARAPEPLPAGTPVFVTDALSATAVEVVSTAFDR
- a CDS encoding amidase family protein, with the protein product MTGSNTTGRDTTGMTAGDLLTALGAGTVTAEQVVADLHERWDTDEAGPIPVHSVVRRDPTASAQAREIDRRRRDGEPLPPLAGLPLTVKDCFDVAGLTTGDGVPDHEYVAGTDAPAVAALRAAGVVVVGKTNVPPWLDDYQSGSAHLGITRHPQDRTRTPGGSSGGAAAVAAGHSWLDLGSDMTGSVRLPAAWCGVTSWRPSHGLVSKRGHLPWPPSRRLEPPASTVGITARTVADLLLPAEALLTGAPGGAGAAAPLGSAAEEIRLGVWMPGDWPVTGTEVRDALSAWCVRARDAGIELVVIRPPLAGPAEAAVYRRLMAAEIAHGAAVPDLAPPLLADLERQAEVVDAWSTEVFATVAAVVCPITPVVAPPLSAVPLDDRTVLVDGAELPASVIFDWGVITSLARGPVVTVPIGTGTGGLPIGAQLIGEHGRDRDLLALAVRLETSGLAAA
- a CDS encoding amidohydrolase family protein codes for the protein MTLAIRAGQVFDGTAFRGPAAVLLDGPLLVDVVDPEAVPAGVEVHDLPGATVLPGLVDTHVHLCGDGRLKAMDRAARADPTELDAIITRSLGVQLAAGVTTVRDLGDTRFAVVDRRDRQRRHEPDEPTVVAAGPALTSPGGHAAALGGVVSGRAEILAAVQARVDRRVDVIKVMGSGGLTTWGSDVAGCQFSDDELGLIVSTAHGAGLPVTVHAHSLASVRQALRAGVDGLEHCGALTETGFDLPDDTLAALVAQDVVLGGCLAHSSADVLTMAPPTVLAMMRRAGVGPRDFDEGRAAMLRRVFLAGITIGVGTDGGVTSGRPHGGAAADAATVLRIGGDTRDAAAAATSVGAGVCGLGDRKGRLAPGFDADMLVADGDVAGDITALQRVLAVYKAGVPVIGR
- a CDS encoding response regulator transcription factor — protein: MSTPGERRPITVALVDDYDVVLIGVASILDQYRDRVLIAEIDTNSALSDSVDIVLYDSFAQPESDHDEIGVLVANPRARRVVVYTWNFHPDLVRSAREQGAHGYLSKALPARELVSSLEAVHAGEMVISDPPRRARSVNGLDWPGRGEGLTDREAEILALITQGKSNAEVAALTFLSPNTVKSYIRIIYRKIDVASRTQAVLWGIDNGFAPDHHRIDHWRGGP
- a CDS encoding GlsB/YeaQ/YmgE family stress response membrane protein, which produces MSWIGLIISFIVVGLIAGAVARLLVPGKQNISIPMTILLGIIGSFVGGFLGYLIFHKDAADGFFQPAGIIGSIIGAVIVLLIWLKVGGRRSVSSR
- a CDS encoding DeoR/GlpR family DNA-binding transcription regulator, which produces MLAALRRARILEEVRRSGGARVTHLTTLLGVSDMTVRRDLEVLDRQGLLAKVHGGATAMETASAIEPGFEITSQRELREKEVIAARAATLVHPGMAVAITAGSTTWTLARHLFDVADLTVVTNSLKVAEVLHAQQRRDLTVVLTGGLRTPSDGLVGPIAVQAIRSLHVDLVFMGVQGVDERAGLTTPNLLEAETNRAFVDSTRRLVVLADHTKWGKVALAHIAPLSAVSTIITDDRLSSEAAEVLADQVAEVIVIPTGDDEG
- a CDS encoding flotillin family protein gives rise to the protein MTFSPTLIAIAGIVVLVVLLVLLILSRIKVAGPNQAFLVTGQRGKSVTSASGERSTDLSGQKVVMGASVFVIPVVQKLHTIDLSSRRIPVGIRGAVSKQGIKCDLEGVAIVKVGGNEGSIRAAAQRFLNQQAGIEVFTSEVLAGALRSIVGRLTIEEIIRDRAAFASAVAEEAESALTGQGLILDTFQLQDIQAEGSYLADLGRPEAARVLKEAAIAEARAKQAAEQEQLLAQEAIAIANRQLNLKQAEISAEIDAAKAQAAAAGPLAQAAQDQQVLLEQEKVAGRTAALKERQLDTEVRKPADADRYRIEQQAEANKNAAIFRAEAERQSTIAAAQATAEQARLSGEGERARRSALADAEAIEGEKKGEAERLRRQAIAAAVESEGAADASAILARGQAEAKAMDQRSQAFATYGEAAVLDLLVKVLPEIVSAASAPISAIDKMTVISTDGAAGVTKSVAANVAQGLQLSSDLTGVDLGKMLSRLGGASAVEAAGRTEPADGAAARSAADRDGKARTIPVD